In the genome of Christensenella timonensis, one region contains:
- a CDS encoding 1-phosphofructokinase family hexose kinase, with protein MINTVTLNPAMDKIIYLDALNIDCMNRIQKTEKCMGGKGTHLAYNFSLLGVENRTFGVAFGGTGKEIIDILEGSGVETKYLWYETPESRTNYLVVDNDRNCTFMAERGTTLTAEMTQELLAMMEQNMAKGDILVIAGDASNVEDKEVQVKLLQIAKKMGLKLYLDSSGAFMKKGIEYHPYLIKPNLEELSELAGREICDVAGVTTALDELPDIPAIMVSMGGDGWVFRYQGKTYRGHGLKVPVGNTAGCGDALLTGLVYCLEYTEMPVLEMLAFSTALSATCAMSNQTVGFDIAKAKELQKDVMIEEL; from the coding sequence ATGATCAATACAGTGACATTGAATCCGGCAATGGATAAAATCATTTATCTGGATGCGCTCAACATCGATTGTATGAACCGGATACAAAAAACGGAAAAATGTATGGGCGGAAAGGGAACGCACCTTGCGTACAACTTTTCCCTGCTTGGCGTAGAAAATCGTACGTTCGGCGTCGCTTTTGGCGGTACGGGCAAAGAGATTATCGACATTCTGGAGGGATCGGGCGTTGAAACGAAATACCTGTGGTATGAAACCCCCGAATCGCGCACCAACTATTTGGTGGTCGATAACGACAGGAATTGTACTTTTATGGCGGAACGCGGCACGACGCTGACCGCAGAAATGACGCAGGAGCTCCTTGCTATGATGGAACAAAATATGGCGAAGGGCGATATTCTGGTCATTGCGGGCGACGCTTCCAACGTTGAAGATAAGGAAGTACAGGTCAAGCTGCTGCAGATCGCAAAAAAAATGGGATTGAAGCTTTATCTGGATAGCTCAGGGGCATTCATGAAAAAAGGGATCGAGTACCATCCGTACCTGATCAAGCCGAATTTGGAAGAGCTTTCCGAACTGGCCGGACGGGAAATCTGCGACGTCGCAGGCGTGACAACGGCATTGGATGAACTGCCGGATATCCCGGCGATCATGGTCTCCATGGGAGGCGATGGCTGGGTATTCCGTTATCAGGGAAAAACTTACCGCGGGCATGGACTGAAAGTACCCGTCGGAAATACGGCAGGCTGCGGCGACGCATTGCTGACAGGGCTGGTTTATTGCCTGGAATATACTGAAATGCCGGTGCTGGAAATGCTTGCATTCTCCACGGCGCTGTCGGCAACGTGCGCGATGAGCAACCAGACGGTGGGCTTTGATATAGCAAAAGCCAAAGAACTGCAAAAAGACGTCATGATTGAAGAATTATAA
- a CDS encoding class II aldolase/adducin family protein — protein MCELSYMEQRKEMLEIIKYLYDRKLTNAAGGNVSMRVADNRVLITPSMMSEHHRCCINPEDLMIIDYDCNIIEGTQKLSRESRMHTLLLRNFPEFGAVIHAHPQFTMCFAAFSKPIPSVTEATMKMGDCGVIHQAWAYTEDLAIKTNEYFMANRERAQKMGLEGILPQHGIVAAGPTLNKAYSIVERVECDAMANIFESAVRMAAAKIED, from the coding sequence ATGTGCGAATTGTCTTATATGGAACAGAGAAAAGAAATGCTGGAAATCATCAAATATCTGTACGACCGCAAACTCACCAATGCTGCGGGAGGCAACGTCTCTATGCGCGTTGCGGACAACAGGGTCTTGATCACACCGTCCATGATGTCGGAGCACCACCGCTGCTGCATCAATCCGGAGGATCTGATGATCATCGATTATGACTGCAACATTATCGAGGGGACGCAGAAGCTTTCGCGCGAAAGCAGGATGCATACCCTGCTTCTCAGGAATTTCCCGGAATTCGGAGCGGTTATCCATGCGCATCCGCAGTTTACGATGTGTTTTGCGGCATTCAGCAAGCCGATCCCGTCTGTAACGGAAGCAACGATGAAAATGGGCGACTGCGGCGTCATCCACCAGGCATGGGCGTATACGGAAGACCTCGCCATCAAGACGAACGAATACTTTATGGCGAACAGGGAACGGGCGCAGAAAATGGGCCTGGAAGGTATTTTGCCGCAGCACGGTATCGTGGCGGCAGGTCCGACGCTGAACAAGGCATACAGCATCGTGGAGCGCGTAGAATGTGACGCGATGGCCAATATTTTTGAAAGCGCGGTTCGGATGGCGGCAGCAAAAATAGAGGACTAA
- a CDS encoding rhamnulokinase has translation MDNSLALAVDLGGSGGKLFVGSLENRKATFTPVYQFKNRIVPVKGRAYWDFLHLFDEIKMGYAAAQREFGGQIQSMAIDAWCNDYALLTKNGTMLETPRNYRDSRTEGWIERADKLIPKFEVYQKTGQQFARFETCYHLLAQKEQDGDILALAHDLLFVPDYLSYLMGAKKYTEYTIASVTNLYNILENKWDDDIFKAYGLRQDLFSPIVHPGDKVGRVSREICEELHTEPADIYAVGAHDTASAVAATPVQGDDDFLFISSGTWSLVGAELKKPIMTKESMEAGFGNEGGVQNRVRYIRNVMGLWILQECVRVWKQQGKEYTFAGLADMASKVRCDGAFIDPDDERLFEPADMPAVIVQMCRENGYIPQSDAELVRIVTQSLACKYRYVVEKIEMLTKRCYNGIHVIGGGSQNGFLNQLTADFTGKRIWAGPADATGIGNILTQWIGRGYLKDLREAREVCARSCEIKEYIPSCQQDAGAQYKLFLQATKLK, from the coding sequence ATGGACAACAGCCTGGCTCTAGCGGTCGACCTTGGGGGAAGCGGCGGAAAGCTGTTTGTCGGCTCGCTCGAAAATAGAAAAGCAACCTTTACGCCGGTTTACCAGTTCAAAAATCGTATCGTGCCCGTAAAGGGACGTGCTTACTGGGATTTCCTGCATCTTTTCGACGAGATCAAAATGGGATATGCAGCGGCGCAGCGGGAATTCGGCGGACAAATCCAGTCCATGGCGATCGACGCGTGGTGCAATGATTATGCGCTGCTGACGAAGAACGGTACGATGCTGGAAACGCCGCGCAACTATCGAGACAGCAGGACGGAAGGCTGGATCGAGCGTGCGGACAAGCTGATACCTAAGTTTGAGGTCTACCAAAAGACGGGGCAGCAGTTTGCGCGTTTCGAGACCTGTTATCACCTTCTGGCGCAAAAGGAACAGGATGGCGATATCCTTGCCCTTGCGCACGATCTGCTGTTTGTACCGGACTACCTGTCTTACCTGATGGGGGCTAAGAAGTATACGGAATATACGATCGCCAGTGTAACCAACCTGTACAATATCCTCGAAAACAAGTGGGATGATGATATCTTTAAGGCTTATGGATTGCGGCAGGACTTATTTTCGCCTATTGTCCATCCGGGAGACAAGGTGGGACGCGTTTCCCGGGAGATATGTGAGGAGCTGCATACAGAGCCGGCCGATATTTACGCGGTAGGTGCGCATGATACGGCTTCGGCAGTAGCGGCGACGCCCGTACAGGGAGACGATGATTTCCTGTTTATTTCGAGCGGGACATGGTCTTTGGTGGGCGCGGAGCTCAAAAAGCCGATTATGACCAAAGAAAGCATGGAGGCTGGGTTCGGAAATGAAGGCGGCGTACAAAACCGTGTGCGGTATATCCGTAACGTAATGGGGCTTTGGATATTGCAGGAATGTGTGCGCGTATGGAAGCAGCAGGGCAAGGAATATACTTTTGCCGGACTTGCGGACATGGCGAGCAAGGTGAGATGCGACGGGGCGTTCATCGATCCGGATGACGAGAGGCTTTTTGAACCGGCGGATATGCCGGCCGTGATCGTGCAGATGTGCCGGGAAAACGGCTATATCCCGCAAAGCGACGCGGAGCTGGTACGCATTGTCACGCAAAGCCTGGCATGCAAATACCGTTATGTGGTCGAAAAGATCGAAATGCTGACCAAGCGCTGCTATAACGGGATACATGTGATCGGCGGCGGCAGCCAGAATGGGTTCCTGAACCAGCTGACGGCTGATTTTACCGGCAAGAGGATATGGGCGGGCCCCGCGGATGCGACAGGGATCGGAAATATCCTGACACAGTGGATCGGACGCGGTTATTTAAAGGATCTGCGGGAAGCGCGGGAGGTATGTGCGCGTTCGTGTGAAATCAAGGAATATATCCCATCCTGCCAGCAGGATGCAGGCGCACAGTACAAACTGTTCTTACAAGCTACCAAATTAAAATAA
- a CDS encoding response regulator transcription factor → MEKILVVDDEENIRSLIRKYGEFEGYEIAEAANGMEAVELCRKHDFDFIIMDVMMPELDGFSACAKIRETGKNTPVLMLSARGEEYDKIHGFELGVDDYVVKPFSPKELMMRVRAILSRAGKGEREKQLLEFGGLVIDVSAMVVYVDGQKAELSPKGYELLYYLAKNKGIALTREKLITEVWGYDFYGDDRTLDTHIKLLRSALGNYRDYIVTLRGVGYRFEA, encoded by the coding sequence ATGGAAAAAATCCTTGTAGTTGATGATGAAGAAAATATCCGCTCGCTGATCCGGAAATATGGCGAATTTGAAGGATATGAGATCGCGGAGGCGGCAAACGGCATGGAGGCGGTCGAGTTATGCAGGAAGCATGATTTCGATTTTATTATCATGGATGTAATGATGCCCGAACTGGACGGTTTTTCTGCCTGCGCCAAAATACGGGAAACGGGAAAGAATACGCCGGTATTGATGCTTTCGGCGCGCGGCGAAGAATATGACAAGATACATGGATTTGAACTGGGGGTTGACGATTATGTTGTGAAGCCGTTTTCCCCCAAGGAACTGATGATGCGCGTACGCGCAATTTTGTCGCGGGCGGGAAAAGGCGAGCGGGAAAAGCAATTGCTGGAATTCGGCGGCCTGGTGATCGATGTTTCCGCCATGGTCGTTTATGTGGATGGACAAAAGGCGGAGCTTTCCCCAAAAGGGTATGAGCTGCTGTATTATTTGGCAAAAAACAAAGGGATCGCACTGACACGTGAAAAGCTGATCACCGAAGTATGGGGATATGATTTCTATGGGGATGACAGGACGCTTGATACGCACATCAAACTGCTGCGCAGCGCGCTCGGCAATTACCGTGATTACATTGTAACGCTAAGGGGAGTGGGATACCGGTTTGAAGCGTGA
- a CDS encoding sensor histidine kinase → MILLLWLLQIVFLNDFYRAIKQGEIRDAAQVIEQNIDNENVDTLIERIAHRYDVCVRIADVDGENVYSSDIMPDCVIHKMPAFEFSILARDTQENGGSMLRILPQKKFSEAEYDERYFMGNVPPPDNGITESMIYTSTLTTADGQTLLLALNSVITPVNSTVETLRIQLLYITVILIACALVIALMIARRVSNPIIQINQAAKKLAKAQYDVRFNGEGYREIAELAETLNYAAHELSKVDNLRKELIANISHDLRTPLTMIIGYAEVMRDLPGENTPENVQIVIDEARRLTTLVNDVMDISKLQSGTQELNTSTFNLTQMIRDILTRYTKLKEQEGYRISFDYKKDVMVEADETRIGQVIYNLVNNALTYAGEGKNIIVRQTIYDDKVKIEVCDDGEGIPREQLPYIWERYYKASKTHKRAAMGTGLGLSIVKGILDMHGTEYGVSSEEGKGSIFWFILKIK, encoded by the coding sequence ATGATTTTATTGTTATGGCTGCTTCAGATCGTATTCCTCAATGACTTTTATCGGGCGATCAAGCAAGGAGAGATCAGGGATGCAGCGCAGGTGATTGAACAGAATATCGACAATGAGAATGTCGATACGCTGATCGAGCGGATCGCGCACCGTTACGACGTGTGCGTGCGTATTGCGGATGTAGATGGGGAGAACGTCTATTCTTCGGATATCATGCCGGACTGTGTGATCCATAAGATGCCGGCGTTTGAATTCTCGATCCTCGCGAGGGATACACAGGAAAACGGCGGAAGCATGCTTCGGATCCTGCCGCAAAAGAAATTTTCCGAAGCCGAATACGACGAGCGGTATTTTATGGGAAATGTGCCGCCGCCGGACAACGGAATCACAGAAAGCATGATTTATACCAGTACATTGACGACAGCTGACGGACAGACGTTGCTGCTGGCCTTGAATTCAGTGATCACGCCAGTCAATTCTACGGTGGAAACGCTGCGTATACAGCTTCTGTATATTACGGTCATACTGATTGCCTGCGCGCTTGTTATCGCGCTCATGATTGCACGGCGTGTTTCAAACCCGATCATTCAGATCAATCAAGCGGCGAAAAAGCTGGCGAAAGCGCAGTATGATGTCCGGTTTAATGGGGAAGGCTACCGTGAGATCGCGGAACTGGCCGAGACGCTCAATTATGCGGCGCATGAGCTTTCCAAGGTGGATAATCTGCGCAAGGAGCTGATCGCGAATATCTCCCACGACCTGCGTACGCCGCTCACGATGATCATAGGATATGCGGAGGTCATGCGCGACCTGCCGGGTGAAAATACGCCGGAAAATGTGCAGATCGTCATTGACGAAGCACGGAGGCTGACGACCCTTGTAAACGATGTGATGGATATTTCCAAGCTGCAATCGGGAACGCAGGAATTGAATACGTCAACTTTTAACCTGACGCAGATGATACGCGACATCCTGACGCGGTATACCAAGCTGAAGGAGCAGGAGGGGTACCGGATATCCTTTGATTATAAAAAAGATGTCATGGTAGAGGCGGACGAAACGCGCATCGGGCAGGTCATCTATAACCTGGTCAACAATGCGCTCACCTATGCGGGAGAGGGGAAGAATATCATTGTCAGGCAGACGATATACGATGATAAGGTGAAAATCGAAGTGTGCGACGATGGGGAAGGGATCCCGCGGGAGCAACTCCCGTATATCTGGGAGCGCTACTATAAGGCAAGCAAAACGCATAAACGTGCGGCAATGGGAACGGGACTCGGACTTTCCATCGTGAAAGGCATACTGGATATGCATGGGACGGAATATGGGGTCAGCAGCGAAGAAGGCAAGGGCAGTATATTCTGGTTTATCCTGAAAATTAAGTGA
- a CDS encoding response regulator transcription factor, with protein sequence MKIVIAEDNCKIRNELQSFLQKYGYQTAGIERFDTIVQDIIAEKGDLLLLDINLPEVDGYSVCREIRKTSDMPIIIVTSRNTEMDELMSINLGADDFVTKPYNTQILLARINSVLKRVNKSVDRIDCGSFALNLARGVIEVTEKEIELTKNELRILNTLATRRGTIVTREELMKDLWNDNMFVDDNTLNVNVNRLRRKMEEEGLINVIETKRGQGYLLR encoded by the coding sequence ATGAAAATAGTGATTGCGGAAGATAATTGCAAAATTAGAAACGAACTGCAGAGTTTTTTGCAAAAGTACGGGTACCAGACGGCAGGCATCGAGCGATTCGATACGATCGTGCAGGATATCATTGCAGAAAAGGGAGACCTGCTGCTTTTAGACATCAATCTCCCGGAGGTGGACGGCTATTCTGTTTGCCGTGAGATCAGGAAAACATCGGATATGCCCATCATTATCGTGACAAGCAGGAACACGGAGATGGATGAACTGATGAGCATCAACCTGGGAGCGGATGATTTTGTAACCAAGCCTTATAATACGCAGATCCTGCTCGCACGCATCAATTCCGTATTAAAGCGTGTGAACAAGAGCGTCGACAGGATCGACTGCGGCTCCTTCGCGCTGAACCTGGCGCGCGGCGTGATCGAGGTTACGGAAAAGGAAATCGAGTTGACCAAAAACGAGCTGCGTATCTTAAATACGCTGGCAACGCGCCGCGGAACCATTGTGACGCGTGAAGAGCTGATGAAAGACCTTTGGAACGATAATATGTTTGTGGACGACAATACCTTAAACGTCAATGTCAACAGGCTGCGCAGGAAGATGGAAGAAGAAGGACTTATCAATGTGATCGAAACAAAACGCGGACAGGGGTACCTGCTGCGATGA
- a CDS encoding sensor histidine kinase gives MKLSDYLKDKVWFLICDCLILFGLPLILGLLQADITLILFFIAVLAIGIVLPLVLDYLKRNRFYSGLLSLFDSLENKNLIAEVLERPVSLREGMILYDLLKGTNRAMLEKIAEYRHAQEEYREYIEMWVHEIKTPLAASKLAVENHREHVAAGIEEDIDKMEDLVEQVLFYSRSNTVEKDYMLRKTDLQEIVFSVARRNAQLFIEKHIRLETDVEGLKVFTDAKWIEFILNQLIVNAIKYSDKKDACICVTGKTQKDCVLLKIVDNGVGISVHELGRVFDKGFTGSNGRKKGQSTGLGLYLCKKLCAKLGHGIRIESEEGRGTAVTIVFPKSSMTMVL, from the coding sequence ATGAAGCTGAGCGATTACCTCAAGGACAAGGTTTGGTTTTTGATTTGCGATTGCCTGATCCTCTTTGGGCTTCCGCTGATCCTCGGCTTACTTCAGGCGGACATTACCCTGATCCTGTTTTTTATAGCGGTACTGGCAATAGGCATCGTACTTCCGCTGGTGTTGGATTATCTGAAGCGCAACCGTTTTTACAGCGGGCTGCTGTCGCTTTTCGATTCGCTGGAGAATAAAAACCTGATCGCTGAAGTGCTGGAGCGGCCGGTTTCCCTGCGGGAAGGGATGATCCTCTATGACCTGCTGAAAGGGACGAACCGCGCGATGCTCGAAAAGATCGCGGAATACCGCCATGCACAGGAAGAGTACCGTGAGTACATTGAAATGTGGGTACACGAAATCAAAACACCGCTTGCCGCGTCCAAGCTTGCCGTGGAAAACCACAGGGAGCATGTCGCGGCAGGGATAGAAGAAGACATTGATAAAATGGAGGATCTTGTCGAGCAGGTATTGTTCTATTCCCGTAGTAACACTGTGGAAAAGGACTATATGCTGCGAAAAACGGATTTGCAGGAAATCGTATTCTCGGTCGCCCGCAGAAATGCGCAGCTTTTTATTGAAAAGCATATCCGGTTGGAAACGGATGTGGAAGGACTGAAGGTGTTCACGGATGCGAAATGGATCGAGTTCATTTTAAACCAGCTGATCGTGAATGCGATCAAGTACAGCGATAAAAAGGATGCATGTATCTGTGTGACGGGAAAAACGCAAAAAGATTGCGTGCTGCTCAAAATCGTTGACAATGGCGTGGGGATATCCGTTCACGAACTAGGCCGCGTTTTCGATAAGGGATTTACGGGAAGCAACGGAAGGAAAAAAGGGCAATCAACCGGGTTGGGGCTTTACCTTTGCAAGAAACTATGCGCAAAACTGGGACACGGGATCCGCATTGAGTCTGAAGAAGGCCGGGGTACGGCGGTTACGATTGTTTTCCCTAAAAGTTCTATGACCATGGTATTATAG
- the pduL gene encoding phosphate propanoyltransferase: MEQTGRRIVPAAVSNRHIHLSRSHVERLFGAGYQLTPIKPLSQPGQFACEETVTIQGPKGAIEKVRVLGPERPDTQIEISATDSFKLGVPIVVHMSGEVAGTPGCRISGPKGTVELAQGLMVSKRHLHMSAAQADQYHLKNGDTVKLRFGGSRPMVFEDVLVRAGDGHELEVHLDMDEANAALVKNGDYMEIIG; the protein is encoded by the coding sequence ATGGAACAAACCGGCAGGCGTATTGTGCCTGCTGCCGTATCCAATCGCCATATCCATTTGTCGCGCAGCCATGTTGAGCGGTTATTTGGAGCAGGATACCAGCTTACACCAATCAAACCGCTGTCCCAGCCGGGACAGTTTGCCTGCGAAGAAACGGTGACGATCCAGGGGCCCAAGGGAGCGATCGAGAAGGTGAGGGTGCTGGGGCCGGAGCGCCCTGATACACAGATCGAGATATCCGCTACCGATTCTTTTAAGTTGGGTGTGCCGATCGTCGTACATATGTCAGGCGAGGTAGCGGGAACGCCGGGATGCAGGATTTCCGGCCCCAAAGGGACGGTTGAGCTTGCGCAGGGATTGATGGTATCCAAACGCCATTTGCATATGTCGGCTGCACAGGCCGATCAATATCACCTGAAAAACGGCGATACGGTCAAATTGCGCTTTGGTGGTTCGCGCCCGATGGTTTTTGAGGATGTACTGGTGCGCGCAGGCGACGGCCATGAACTGGAAGTGCATTTGGATATGGATGAAGCGAACGCCGCCCTGGTCAAAAATGGCGACTATATGGAGATCATAGGATAA
- a CDS encoding EutN/CcmL family microcompartment protein: MLIGRVKGTVVSTNKVNKLTGSKLLIVQPVDIETFEEKGEYVICIDDVGAGDGDIVMCAYGSSARQTDTSKKYASDYSIYGIVDYITIKEKQTYDKAKDDYGTAQKEKESCN; this comes from the coding sequence ATGCTGATAGGCAGGGTAAAAGGAACGGTTGTCAGTACCAACAAAGTAAATAAACTTACGGGTTCAAAGCTGCTGATCGTCCAGCCCGTCGACATCGAAACTTTTGAAGAAAAGGGCGAATATGTGATCTGCATAGACGATGTGGGCGCGGGAGATGGAGATATCGTGATGTGCGCTTACGGAAGTTCCGCCCGGCAGACGGATACCTCAAAGAAGTATGCGTCCGATTACAGCATTTACGGGATCGTGGATTACATTACGATCAAAGAGAAACAGACATATGATAAGGCGAAGGACGATTATGGTACGGCACAAAAGGAGAAGGAATCATGCAATTAG